A stretch of DNA from Electrophorus electricus isolate fEleEle1 chromosome 18, fEleEle1.pri, whole genome shotgun sequence:
ttatgttttttttgtttgtatttttcaaatTCTCAATTTAAGCACCTATCAATAAAGCATGCATGATCGTGGAAATTATAGACTGTATAAATCTCAATTGCAATTTAATGTGCACACCTAAGTTCTCTCACTACTGCATTGTGTACATGCAtacagtatgtgtgcatgcgtgcatgggAACTTATTCAGTCATGTTGGCTTACTTTGACTTGCGACTCAGTCATGCCTAATGAGTATGCCAGCCGTGCCCGCTCGGGTCCTGCCAGATACTTGGTCTGCTCGAAAGTTTTTTCCAGGGCAAAGATCTGGTGCCCGCTGAAAGTGGGTCTCGTGTGTTTCTTTCTGCCTGCTGGCTCCCCTGGATGGCCACTGTCTACTGACAAGAAGCAAAAGAATTTCAGCAAACAATGTATTGGCCTGAGTTATAACTTAATGCTCTTGTTCAAACATTATCAGAATTAATTAACTCGCACTGAAGTTGTGCTTTCCAGGGACACAAATTATGTCTAGTTTAAGTCTAAATCACgctgctatttttgtttttcatactATATATAAGTGAGAACTGACTTTCTTAACAAAAGTGgttttgtattattgtattattatttgtattatattctGTTTAAGATTATCAGTACTACTCCTTGGCTATACCCACACTAATTGTGTAATTTTGAAATTTGATTCAAATCATAGTATTCTGAAGATCAAGAGTTTAAGCAGATCTGCTAATGTAGCTTAAACAACTCTAGAGGCACCaccattatattatattattgtgttatattctataattaattaacaaaacGTTTTTATTTTGTGGGCCTGATCACAAGCTGTTGAAAGCTTGGTCTTTGtcataaaaacagcagtagaaaacatgttttcttttcactaTAAAAACTCAGTTAAGATCAATCATAATTCTGCAgaataccatatatatatataaatttggtACTCTGcataacatgaagaaaaatgaaatataaagtaAACTACTTGACATTTCCAATCATTGGGAATattgtcgttgttgttgttgttataacatatataatatatgaatatatatgccATATTTAGTCATGTAATAGACCAGATATTAAATCAATGTTAATTATTCTTCAGGTTTATTTTTTTAGGTACAGGTacaattattcaattatttggttaaatcaattatttaacAAGGTCACCAAAATAAACATCTTTCCAAAGAAATTGATTAGTGTTATTCTTATTACTTAGCATCATATCTTTATGTGGTTTTTGTAacacttttttatttacacCCATGGCTATGACTGCAATAGTCAAAAAGTAagttcttattttaaaaagactaaCATCAAGACTTGTTTGCAACAATTGTTTCTaatatttcagatatttatCTATTTCATAATATACAGGTAATTTAGAAGTTGGATGTTTTGCCCTAGATTATGCATTCTTTGATTAGGTGTTAGATGAGGTATTCTTTGATTAGGTATTAGATGAGGTATTCTTTGATTAGGTGTTAGATGAGGTATTCTTTGATTAGGTATTAGATGAGGTATTCTTTGATTAGGTGTTAGATGAGGTATTCTTTGATTAGGTATTAGATGAGGTATTCTTTGATTAGGTGTTAGATGAGGTATTCTTTGATTAGGTATTAGATGAGGTATTCTTTGATTAGGTGTTAGATGAGGTATTTGATTAGGTATTAGATGAGATATTCTTTGATTAGGTGTTAGATGAGATATTCTTTGATTAGGTGTTAGATGAGGTATTCTTTGATTAGGTGTTAGATGAGGTATTTTGCACATTTCTCTGTTAGATGTATAATGATGAGGAATAATGTGGTTTTCTTACTGTTGCTGCATTGTTGCCTCCCTCCTCGCCAGTCGTAGCCTCCGTCCACCCAGCAGCTGCTGCCTCGCCCCTTCACACCCGGGCACTCCGCACTAGGTTTTGGGAAACCGCCCAGCCCCGTGGGGGCATAATCCCGGTTGTAGTACATCCCTGGGCTGGGCATGGCCGTGCTAAAGCCGCCCATGGCGGAATAGCCCGTGAGCAGGGCGGTGTTGGCGGGTGCGCCCACCATGGAGCGGCTCAGGATGTCGCTGATGCCATGCGGGGTGCCCGCTTGCAGCTGGGCATTGAGGTTGGCGGGGCTGAGCTTGTAGAAGGAGTTGGACACAGAATACTGGCACATGGGTGCCTTGATGTCCGACGGGAACTGGTTCAGGCTGTTGTTGAAGAGGAAAGACCCCGAGATATTGGGCTCCATGGGAACCAGCGACTGTCCCTCCTCTTTGTCCAACAGCAACGGCTCCAGGGTGAAGAACTTAACGAAGACCTCGCATTAAACGCATCCAGTGGTCCGGTCCAGTTTGGCTAGCCTCCAGAAAGATACcgggttattttttttaatcttctggAAGCTTATCTTAGTCTTCTATTACTTGGCTGTTGTAGAGTCTTacgcctgtctctctctgcttaaGGGGTACCTCAAAGTGGGTCAGTCTGGGGTCAGTAATTCTATTTGTCCACTTCTTCTCCCTCAACTTTCACCTGTTTTGCTCCATACTTAGTGCGCCAACTCCAAAGTCAACACCAGGTGTCTCGCCACCTTTAACCCACTACCACTCTCACTTCTGTAGACAAATGCCCTCAAGCCAGCTCCTTGCTCTTAGGTCATAAATAAGAACTACCTTGCACAGATGTGGCATGCTCTTGATAATAATGACCAACATTAGACTACCAGGCCTTGATTGGACAAGCGTTTGAGATGTCACGGTACGTCACTGGTCACTGCACAGGATGGAGGCATTTGATTGGTCGACGGGAGATTAATCAGTTTTTGAAGTGGCAGGGTGGGAATGAGTGAGATTTTGATAGCTTCTCTGCCCCGTGTGTGAAAGAACAGCTATGAATTGGAGCAGAAAGATATGGGACTTTAGGAAGGTTTCGTGGCCACCTGGACTTCATTTTACCTTTTCTTTGTAATtgcaatttttattttgattgcaGTACTGTGAGCTAACAATAGGAAGTAAACAGAGATTTGATGAAGAGGTTGAACACTTGGCTTTTTATTTTTCCGCGTGCCATGTTGGACAATATTGACgtttctgcttctttttcctTTCCCAGTGTGGGTTACATctggttttttttccagaaggtatatttgtttattggtGGAATATTTGTTCTGTAGTATAgaatgtacacatgcatgcttgcactcacatatgcacacaaatgaaatgaaacaaagagtACCAGGATAGACTACACAGCAATTAGTTGCTATACTTTTCCCTGgattaaatgtttattctatattttaacaattaaaCTCATGCTTATTTGTGAACCTTTGaatgttgttttaatgatgttttacTGTTGActacaatttaaaatgttgttatttcattatatatatatatatatatatatatatatatatatatatatatatatatatatatatatatatatatatatattcttgtttttaatattgttcagtttttatatttacagaacAAATTGTGAAACCAATGtcatccctctgtctctaaATGTCATTGAACTGGAAGCTATAACAAGAgtatcttttttctctttcatcacAATTTAAATCAGCCTAATTGCGTTCTGTATTTTGCCTGTACTACCCGGGCATACATCAAACGTGCTTTTATAGAGCAGCATGCTATGAACTGAAGCCCCCCCCAAATCTGCAGCTTTACACACTTCAGGAACCGCTTTCACACACCAGGCCCATTGCCACCAAAGGGGAAGTGTTTTCATCTCACAGCATCAAATTCATAGAAATGCCAGAAAGCCAAATAGCCCGAAACCTGAATAAAAGTCAGCAGTTAGGATCAGCAGTGAGGATCAGTCACTTGAAGCTTATCTGAGGTACAAAAGTGTTCAGGATTGCTGCAGGTGGCTACAGAGTAAGAGGAGCTTTCACCTTGCCATACATGATACTGCAGCTGAGGAGGTTGTGGATTCAGTCTGGCGCTGTTTATGATTGCCTTCGTTTTATGTAACTAATTAGTTATAGGCATGTAAATAATTAGCAAGCATCTCAACTGTAACTAATTATTTGCTATTGCATCTCATCATGTTAATGAGAGTAATTATGAATGGTAATGGACTTGGTGGTActtatatgtagtgtgtgtgtgtgtgtgtgtgtgtgtgtgtgtgtgtgtgtgtaacagatgtTAACAGATGGAGCATGgacaggtttttattttttatgaaaatggaaGTAAAAAATCTAGAATGATTCATGTTACCAGTAAAGGCTTAGCAGCTCTTATGAAAACAGTTTTCAAGAAATGTCCACAACAATCTTGCTTAAGTTAGCAGGAGAAtggattaaattaaattaaaacaggTACAAAACATCTTACTTTGGCTGTCAAGTAAAATTACGAAATGCACACTAAGTCACAGTATTACCCGCTTTCTGTCCCACTCTGACCAGAGTAATAACTGACCATGCAAGAGAACTGATGAATACAAGAAGCAGTTATTTTCCAGCAGGGAACATGAACAACACTAAAAGGTTTCTTGCATATTTCAAAgccttttttaattattattattttggatATTTAATGAAAATCAAGCTAAGGCAGGCTGAAACTGAGGTGCTGCTTCAGAGCCTTTTATGTATAAGATCATGATTTTAAGATTCCTTTGATCAACACCTCTTCTCACCCAGTTAATGAGAGGACTGCTGCTTCCTTGGAACATCAGATTTTTAGGGGTTTTTTCACTTAACTATCCTGGCATGGTCTGTCCTAATGCCTGACccataaaatataattttccaaAGAAGGCTAATCAAGCAGACCCAGTTCGACAGGACTGAGTGTCTTTCTTTCTGGTTCGTTTAGGATAAgttttttcttcatgttctcACCACAACCTTTAATAACTGGCACCTTCGGCATGCAAATTCCTGATAAGGACCCCACGGAGacccacccctctccaccctgCCTGTGATGTCACCTGTTTTATATTCTATCCGTTACAAGGCCGACGTTACAATTTTCACGCATTTATGGATTTTATGAATGTTAATGAATAAATTATCTCAATTTACATACCATTCAACATACGTAAACACCCCCTTGGGTATTTATTTGCAAATTGTAAAATCTACTGGGTTGAAATTATTCAATTACTCTTGCCAGAAGAAGACTGATGTAACCCTCTTGAAAACTGAATTATATTTGTATGCTCAAGATgatgtacatatttatatatagaaagGCATAATTCTTTTAATATACATTGCTACAATAAATCctataaatatataagatataCTGGGGGATGTAACCCCAGGATGTTAAACACCTGAGCGGAGACTGTCATGTTGTTTGGCCACTTTAGTGGACAGTGTAAACCTGCTTAGTAGATGACAAATACACCATTTTGACTAAAGGGGGCGCCAGAGGTGTTGTTAGTGCTACTGAAAAGCGGTTGTGTCACTGAGAACATACTCATTTTTACCAAAAACATACAATGGATCCTTGAAAGCATTTAATAACAGGTCAATGCATGGagcacatttacacatgtacacaaagcCATGTAGATTATTTTTTGGTGCTTTTATATGGCATTTGATGACATATGTTCTGTGTTGCAACAGTTTGAAATATGGTGATAAACTCATGGACCCAGTGTGTTGTATTGGTATTACACGAGCAGTTGCTGTAACTAGCATGCTATGGCCAGTAATACCTCAAAGCATGACTTTAGCCAATTCATAGGATAATGTTAATCACTGTCAGATAGTCAAAGTAACCGCAAAATATGTCCTAAATTATCAAAAATCATATACTGTAACTCACAGATGTTTGGAGcattttgtataattttgttttgtttatcttttgcTTTAGTTTAGCTTTGTTTTGTGTacacagaaaatatgcaaaaacagaaaatgcccTTAGACATCAGAGGGTTaatttccatctctctctctctctttccctctctccacctccccccacctccactgtgtgtgtgtgtgtgtgtgtgtgtgtgtgtgtgtgtgtgtgtgtgtgtgtgtgtgtgtgtgtgtgtgtgtgtgtgtacacaccctAATGTACAtctacatgtgcatgcacatgccaTGACACTGATGTAATCCAATGCTCTTTCTGAAGTCAATAGGCTTTTCTGAAGGCATTCAGTTGCTCACTGAAGTTGTCGAACTTGTCTCAATGAGGACATTCAGCGTGCCAAAATATAATGCCCAGAGACCGAAACAGTTCAGTTCATCTTCTACTGACGAAGATAATGTCTGGTGTGGGAtgaattatgtaaatgtgaaacCATGCCTGcgctttttttttacttatttataatACCACATCTCACTAGTGATGTGGCATAATTATGGAACATACAGTAAAAGTACAAAGAGCATCATATCTATTGTCATGACtattacattaattattaaattgaGACCACAGCAACCTTTATTTATTGCACGTGAATTTTAGTTGTGTGCACTGTACTGATAGTTATGTACTGTATAGCATCCAATATACTGTACCATAATATCCTATATGCtgtatataatgttatataatgtataatagtTTGACATCATATATACTGTTATTTTGCAGGTTGCGATACAGCTCTGATAAGAATTACGTGTTTCCCACAGTGTAACGTATCCTGCAGCGTCTCTGTCTTGAAAGCACTTTGGGTATTTCCCAGAAACCTGGTGTCTGCCTAATGTTGTTTATAGGAAATGCATTACATTCATCTGTCAGGTGATTATCTGCACAGTATTGATTAGTTTAGGGTCCCAATTCAGTAGCACATCGGCGTTTGTCTTTAGTCAGTGTACGAGAGTCcgtgtttctttattttcttcagaAATGCCGTTAAAGCACTTGTTGAGACATGTCTTCATGTCACACGGCTCATTGTGAGTGGCACGATACTAAGTAATGTTCTTGGTGGAGTAGTAACTCCTCTGTGCTTTTGAATTAAATTAGAAAGGTACAATTTAATACTAAATAGACTTTGCTGGTAAATGAAGAATGTGACCCGTATATAAAGAATGTAACTTGACAGTGGAGTTCTCCTTCTGTTTTCTCCAGGTGGCCTTAGCCCGGCCCATTTCGCTTCTCTTAGCGTTCGTTTTGTCATTTGAGGTAAACAACGAGTCAAGTGGAAAGAGAAAagcgcacactcactcacggcAGACAGTCGCATAACTACTCGCGTGTTCTACGGTGAGCTGCCGCGACGCTTTCAGAGACGTTAAAGGAAGAGGCAACATGAGTGAGTATAAATGGTTTATGAGATGATCGTAATATGGTAAACTCGCAACACATCATTTATGTCCGTCTGTGCGAGCTGTGAGATGCAGCCGTGCCAGTCAACATGCTATTCTCTGCTCGTACGATAACGCATGTTCCCTGTGCGTTTATTTCTAGAGAAACACGCTCGCGTTTGTGGGAGTCGTTGTCTCGGTCCCATTCGGTTCCTTTCAGAGGCCAAAGGACAGCTCGTTACGATTTCCCAAGGAGGGTGCCTCGCGACGAGGGACACTTCGTCCTTCAGGCATGGGTTGGTTTTCCTCGTGCGTCCAGTTAAGCTAAATGAAAAGATTCGCATACGTATAGAAGGTGGAGTATCGTCGCGGGACGGGGCCCTCCGCATCGGTTTCACCAACAACCCCCCGAACCTGATACCGCCAACCACTTTACCGGACATGCACGGTACGCCGAGATGCCGCGTCGTGCCGGTTCCCGAGGAGGTGTGCCTACCCGGCGCAGAAATGGAATTCTGGTTGAACTACGCATCGTTGGTGCTGATTCGTGGAACGGATAGGAAGAAATACTGCATGAAGGCAAAAGAGCTCAGTCTAAACGAGCCGCTCTATGTTTTCTTGGATCTGTATGGAAACACGAGCGCAGTGCGTCTTCTAGGTAGCGATCATTTGCACGTAAATAAATATGCTGTTTATTCTTTCTGCTAACACTCACGAAAATTAATGAACTAACATGGCGCTAAACGGTAATAAAATGGCTAGGAAGTAAAAGTATCAAAATcaaatttgtgtttattttgcgTTCCAGGTTCGAGAAAGGGGGCTCGCACTTCATGCCCAGACGAGCTACTACATTCCAAAAGCCTGACTGACAGTGATGCAACGACAGTGTCCAGCGAGAAAGTACATTCAGGTAAaatgcagttgtatgtgcagtttTGGCGTTGTCTGCGGTTCTCTGGCACAGTGCTTTAATTATTCAGATAATTATACAGTTGTATCAGAACAAGAAAGATCAAATGATGAAGTCGTAATCACGCACTCTATGTATGCACGTTAGAGGTATATGATGATATTACtgatttttcttcctcttttgtaTTCAGATACTAGACGAGTTCTTAGAGAAGCATCAACATGGCGAGCCAGATTTGCTCCATCTTATGTCAATTCACCAGTATATACACAAGGACCAGACCCaaccaaatgcacacagactaCAACCAACAGAAACCTCCAAAACAGGAATCTTCAGTTATCAATGGTA
This window harbors:
- the nkx6.3 gene encoding homeobox protein Nkx-6.3; translated protein: MEPNISGSFLFNNSLNQFPSDIKAPMCQYSVSNSFYKLSPANLNAQLQAGTPHGISDILSRSMVGAPANTALLTGYSAMGGFSTAMPSPGMYYNRDYAPTGLGGFPKPSAECPGVKGRGSSCWVDGGYDWRGGRQQCSNNSGHPGEPAGRKKHTRPTFSGHQIFALEKTFEQTKYLAGPERARLAYSLGMTESQVKVWFQNRRTKWRKKSASEPSSTQAARAESGRDASDNELEDEEYNKPLDPDSDDEKIRLLLRKHRRAFSVLRLGPHHV